One window of the Tachypleus tridentatus isolate NWPU-2018 chromosome 10, ASM421037v1, whole genome shotgun sequence genome contains the following:
- the LOC143230160 gene encoding major facilitator superfamily domain-containing protein 6-like translates to MILTFEISNLVKSIKFNKVPRNILVDIIKSNITYGGTQYRNLICGSTNKLFLFKGCHISCDIRSACNAATCVNASETRYSRTFWMYLAIRFSVSLGIAILNGLFDVASTVIVKELDADVGYQHMWHAVAVCLFAPISGGLVDLLSAGKDIKDYRPCFYLYATLYTAGAFVSLFVDFSPKLSSKNSFKNLKILLSKPEINVMLFHVLILGISWGFLENFLFWFLESEVSSPTFLLGVSLTINAGTSIPMTIFSTWITKNIGYFNATIVAFVAYVIRFIGYSYVYNPYICLFYGTLENFTLTLSAVGIMLYCYHLVPLKTIDTMKMLWISTHFIMGRSLGSFSGGYFINFWGFRKTFRVYSYICAGMSGFCYLVNLFYLRNKNNDSQNEQEKWKRVLKITGVLSHLGFLEVPIFGSLVLTNVSTNSVSFILSVNKRCHTYILPHKSLQMKDRQSHNLSSTCSYTSPYSEKHHHINVVSPRSLQVKDRRSHSLPCSILYLKKTSLCPNFFIWKSTGEGQAES, encoded by the exons ATGATACTTACTTTTGAAATTTCAAACTTAGTTAAATCCATAAAGTTTAACAAGGTGCCTAGAAATATTTTAGTAGATATCATTAAGAGTAATATCACGTATGGTGGAACTCAGTATCGAAACTTGATATGTGGTTctacaaataaattgtttttgtttaaaggtTGTCATATTTCTTGTGACATAAGAAGTGCTTGTAACGCTGCTACGTGTGTTAATGCATCTGAGACGAGATATTCTAGAACTTTCTGGATGTATCTGGCAATTCGTTTCAGCGTATCTTTAGGAATAGCTATTTTAAATGGCCTATTTGATGTTGCATCTACAGTTATTGTAAAAGAGTTAGATGCAGATGTTGGTTACCAACATATGTGGCATGCAGTTGCTGTATGTTTGTTTGCTCCAATAAGTGGCGGATTGGTCGACCTGCTAAGTGCAGGTAAAGATATTAAGGACTACAGGCCTTGCTTTTACCTATATGCAACACTTTATACAGCAGGAGCTTTTGTGTCTCTTTTTGTTGACTTCAGCCCGAAATTATCTTCCAAGAattcttttaaaaacttgaagATTCTTCTTTCGAAGCCAGAAATAAATGTGATGCTTTTTCACGTCTTAATTTTGGGAATTTCTTGGGGCTTTCTAGAAAATTTTCTCTTCTGGTTTCTCGAGAGTGAAGTGAGTTCGCCTACTTTTTTATTAGGAGTGAGTTTAACCATTAATGCTGGTACAAGCATTCCAATGACAATTTTCTCCACTTGGATAACcaaaaatattggttattttaatGCCACTATTGTAGCTTTTGTAGCATATGTGATACGTTTTATTGGATATTCATATGTGTACAACCCGTATATTTGCCTTTTCTATGGAACATTGGAGAATTTCACCCTTACTTTATCTGCTGTTGGTATAATGTTATATTGCTACCACCTGGTTCCTTTGAAGACAATTGACACGATGAAGATGCTTTGGATCAGTACACATTTCATTATGG GACGGTCCCTGGGCAGCTTCAGTGGTGGCTACTTTATCAACTTCTGGGGATTTCGGAAAACATTTAGAGTGTATTCTTACATTTGTGCTGGAATGAGTGGCTTTTGTTACCTCGTGAATCTATTTTACCTGAGAAATAAGAATAAtg ATTCTCAGAACGAGCAAGAAAAATGGAAGAGAGTGCTGAAGATCACTGGTGTGCTTTCCCATCTAGGATTTCTGGAAGTTCCTATTTTTGGCTCTTTAGTTTTGACAAATGTATCTACAAATAGTGTTTCTTTCATTCTGTCTGTCAATAAACGTTGTCATACCTACATTCTGCCACATAAAAGTCTACAAATGAAAGACAGGCAAAGTCACAATTTATCTTCTACTTGTAGCTATACTAGTCCATACTCAGAAAAACATCATCACATCAATGTTGTTTCACCTAGAAGTCTACAGGTGAAGGACAGACGAAGTCACAGTTTACCTTGTTCcattttatacttgaaaaaaacatCACTATGTCCAAATTTTTTCATCTGGAAGTCTACAGGTGAAGGACAGGCGGAGTCATAG